The following coding sequences are from one Humulus lupulus chromosome X, drHumLupu1.1, whole genome shotgun sequence window:
- the LOC133806343 gene encoding NAC domain-containing protein 7-like has product MNTFSHVPPAFRFHPTDEELLDYYLRKNIASKRIDLDVIKDVDLDKIEPWDLHELCKIGSEERNEWYFFSHKDKKYPTGTRTNRATKAGFWKATGRDKAIYSRHSLIGMRKTLFFYKGRAPNGQKFDWIMHSGISTNKRVQSGISTQLRTLPLHAQIKGCRVVSR; this is encoded by the exons ATGAATACATTTTCACATGTACCACCGGCTTTCAGATTCCACCCCACAGATGAGGAACTTCTGGATTACTACCTTAGAAAAAATATTGCTTCTAAAAGAATAGATCTCGATGTCATCAAAGATGTTGATCTTGACAAGATTGAGCCATGGGATCTTCATG AATTGTGTAAAATAGGAAGTGAAGAGCGAAATGAATGGTACTTTTTTAGCCACAAAGATAAGAAATACCCAACGGGAACACGCACAAATAGAGCAACGAAGGCAGGTTTCTGGAAAGCAACAGGAAGAGACAAGGCCATATATTCTAGGCATAGCCTGATTGGGATGAGAAAGACTTTGTTTTTCTATAAAGGCCGAGCCCCTAATGGTCAGAAGTTTGACTGGATCATGCACAGTGGTATCTCAACAAATAAAAGGGTGCAGAGTGGTATCTCAACTCAACTTAGAACACTTCCACTACATGCACAAATAAAAGGGTGCAGAGTGGTATCCAGATAG